A region from the Eulemur rufifrons isolate Redbay chromosome 21, OSU_ERuf_1, whole genome shotgun sequence genome encodes:
- the UQCR10 gene encoding cytochrome b-c1 complex subunit 9: MAGPTLTARLYSLLFRRTSTFALTIAVGALFFERAFDQGADAIYEHINEGVRAWATPDLGPA; encoded by the coding sequence ATGGCAGGCCCGACGTTGACTGCAAGGTTGTACTCCCTGCTGTTCCGCAGGACGTCCACCTTCGCCCTCACCATCGCCGTAGGCGCCCTGTTCTTCGAGCGTGCCTTCGATCAAGGGGCCGATGCGATCTACGAGCACATCAACGAGGGGGTGAGGGCCTGGGCAACCCCTGACCTTGGGCCCGCCTGA